Proteins co-encoded in one Sinobacterium norvegicum genomic window:
- a CDS encoding isochorismate synthase: MNINCIDRQLESEDTRRQQLTKALSWLVLQLLHSREPSGFVEANLTSSIKLDSLDWYEGQTLYPRCYWRGRDEAIEIVALGCIRHFDSAEEAVQALPTGQRVWGGSSFGGGNKEKHIESGTSPYYFLPRIELIREKNTALKLRVAWYQGDQSQAIDCLNQLRQPEVCDRLAAPYIQKNFISQPDFDQWQAMVDKSLVAIKDQKFKKVVLARRSSWVFDRKLSATRLMKASRKENLRSFHFMLAIDAEKTFLGSTPERLFRRENDVITTEAVAGTAARGVSDDADQAMANWLLTDEKNGYENQLVVDDIHARLQPYYNNIEISDRPYLIALRKVQHLKHHISCKVNGAIDDAAILRRLQPTAAVAGLPLREAVDFIHQHEPFDRGWYSGAIGYFSEARSEFCVGIRSALVEKNKLHLYAGAGIVPGSEALSEWRELGRKTSTLFGLIDVKKEV; this comes from the coding sequence GTGAATATCAATTGTATAGATAGACAGCTCGAGAGCGAAGATACCCGCCGTCAGCAACTGACAAAGGCGTTGTCTTGGCTTGTTCTGCAATTGCTGCATAGCAGAGAGCCGTCGGGCTTTGTTGAGGCCAATTTAACCTCCAGTATTAAACTGGATAGTCTCGATTGGTATGAGGGGCAAACCCTATACCCGCGGTGTTACTGGCGTGGTCGCGACGAGGCAATAGAAATCGTCGCGCTCGGTTGCATCAGACACTTCGACAGCGCGGAAGAGGCTGTTCAGGCTTTGCCAACGGGGCAGCGGGTTTGGGGCGGAAGCAGTTTTGGTGGCGGCAATAAAGAAAAGCATATCGAGTCAGGTACCTCACCTTATTATTTCTTGCCTCGAATAGAGCTTATCAGAGAAAAAAATACCGCTCTAAAATTGCGTGTCGCCTGGTATCAAGGTGATCAATCTCAGGCGATAGACTGTCTCAACCAATTGCGTCAACCCGAGGTATGCGACAGGCTGGCCGCACCATATATACAAAAGAATTTTATATCGCAGCCGGATTTCGACCAGTGGCAAGCAATGGTCGACAAGAGCTTGGTAGCGATTAAAGACCAAAAGTTCAAAAAGGTTGTGTTGGCTCGTCGATCGAGCTGGGTATTTGATCGTAAGCTGTCGGCGACACGCTTGATGAAGGCAAGCCGCAAGGAAAACCTTCGCAGCTTTCACTTTATGCTGGCTATCGATGCAGAGAAGACATTCTTGGGTTCTACCCCCGAGCGGTTGTTTCGCCGGGAGAATGATGTGATTACTACCGAGGCGGTAGCCGGTACCGCAGCGCGAGGCGTTAGTGATGATGCTGATCAAGCGATGGCAAACTGGTTGCTGACGGATGAAAAAAACGGCTACGAGAATCAATTGGTCGTCGATGATATTCACGCCAGATTGCAGCCCTATTACAATAATATTGAAATCAGTGATCGTCCGTATTTGATTGCGCTGCGTAAGGTTCAGCACCTAAAGCATCATATTAGTTGTAAAGTAAATGGTGCTATTGATGATGCTGCTATTTTGAGGCGTTTACAGCCCACAGCCGCGGTTGCGGGCTTGCCTTTGCGTGAGGCTGTCGATTTTATTCATCAACATGAACCTTTTGACCGCGGCTGGTACAGCGGCGCTATTGGTTATTTCAGTGAGGCGCGCAGTGAGTTTTGTGTGGGTATACGCAGTGCATTGGTAGAGAAAAATAAACTGCACCTCTATGCCGGTGCTGGCATTGTACCGGGTTCTGAGGCGCTCAGTGAGTGGCGTGAGTTGGGCCGCAAAACATCGACTCTGTTTGGTTTGATTGATGTTAAGAAAGAGGTCTAA